One Oryza glaberrima chromosome 11, OglaRS2, whole genome shotgun sequence genomic region harbors:
- the LOC127755321 gene encoding putative squamosa promoter-binding-like protein 19, with protein sequence MEWAAAATKAASWGMAVAAADDAGPTMLSFAGPSSSSSSPDAAAAAAAAALHDFSVRARPAAAAPATRRARGGSGGGGGGGGAEACSVDGCRSDLSRCRDYHRRHKVCEAHAKTPVVVVAGQEQRFCQQCSRFHNLAEFDDGKKSCRKRLDGHNRRRRKPQHDALNPRSFLPYHQANQFSVYPQTFPIADQNADALMRPLDRHPPFSISFSGTFREPKQFPFMQDGGSGLGAARHDLLRPFSSPEDGANITTTRSACNGVPHGLDPECALSLLSSSLHPSPAAGISSATAPPQFAPSSFSRIAASSQAVTTAFASDGGSVAGDHVLVPAVTYEDPSQAMPFSWQV encoded by the exons AtggagtgggcggcggcggcgacgaaggcggctTCGTGGggcatggcggtggcggcggcggacgacgccgGCCCGACCATGCTGTCCTTCGCcgggccgtcgtcgtcgtcgtcttcccccgacgccgccgcggcggcggcggcggcggcgctgcacgACTTCTCCGTCCGCgccaggccggcggcggcggcgccggcgacgaggagggcgcGCGGagggtcgggcggcggcggcggcggcggcggcgcggaggcgtgCTCGGTCGACGGGTGCCGGTCGGACCTCAGCCGGTGCCGCGactaccaccgccgccacaaGGTCTGCGAGGCCCACGCCAAGACgccggtggtcgtcgtcgccggccaggAGCAGCGCTTCTGCCAGCAATGCAGCCG ATTTCACAATCTGGCTGAGTTTGACGATGGGAAAAAAAGTTGCCGGAAACGGCTGGATGGTCATAACAGGCGTCGAAGAAAGCCACAGCATGATGCATTGAACCCTAGGAGTTTCCTTCCGTATCATCAAG CGAATCAGTTTTCAGTCTACCCGCAAACATTTCCGATAGCTGATCAGAACGCCGACGCCTTAATGCGTCCGCTTGATCGTCACCCTCCCTTCTCCATCTCATTCTCAGGGACCTTCCGGGAACCGAAGCAGTTCCCCTTTATGCAAGATGGCGGGAGCGGCCTCGGCGCAGCGCGCCACGATCTCCTGCGGCCCTTCTCTTCCCCAGAAGATGGAGCCAACATTACCACAACCCGCAGCGCATGCAACGGCGTCCCCCACGGGCTGGACCCGGAGtgtgctctctctcttctgtcATCGTCGCTGCATCCCTCCCCCGCTGCCGGCATCTCCAGCGCAACAGCTCCACCGCAGTTCGCCCCCTCTTCTTTCAGCAGAATCGCCGCCTCGTCGCAAGCCGTAACCACCGCATTCGCATCAGATGGAGGATCAGTTGCCGGTGACCATGTCTTGGTTCCTGCTGTCACATATGAAGATCCTTCCCAAGCAATGCCATTCTCTTGGCAGGTGTAG
- the LOC127754978 gene encoding CBS domain-containing protein CBSCBSPB5-like has product MAGRRSSPPRRTMSMGSGSLPRRPTAAAGGGAGGAGSMLPGLSRSMTMGGIGVGGGERTVRRLRLSKALTVPESTTVLEACRRMAARRADAALLTDSNALLCGILTDKDIATRVIARELKIDETPAWKVMTRHPVFVPSETLAVEALHKMVQGKFRHLPVVENGEVIAMLDIAKCLYDAIARIERASDKGKAAAIASAVDAAAGNDPTASSMVEAFKEQMLRPSLSTITTAESTVVIVSPGDSVLTATQKMVEVHASSAVVAVGNKAQGILTSRDILMRMIAKNLPADSTPVEKVMTLDPECATVDMPILDALRTMQERKFLHLPVMDRDGSIVSILDVINITHAAFSIVEGNGDGAMNDDAAISMVQRFWDSAMALGPLDDEIESQSQISEASRSQMMSDIHNEQSFSFKLQDRRGRMHRFSCEVQSLTPLITCILQRLGPDLDRDRLPQILYEDEDRDKVVLASDDDLTAAVDHARLAGWKGLKLYLDYSGSSGVRRKSVVPSVGVGGGGSGGRSSGGSTAVMDLSRRDAWAAAYSGVAAGAALVTGLGVMAYLRRAS; this is encoded by the exons ATGGCCggccgccggtcgtcgccgccgcggcggacgatGTCGATGGGTAGCGgctccctcccccgccgccccaccgccgcagccggcggcggcgccggcggcgctggcTCCATGCTTCCCGGGCTCTCCCGGTCAAT GACGATGGgcggcatcggcgtcggcggcggcgagcggacgGTGAGGCGGCTGCGGCTGTCGAAGGCGCTGACGGTGCCGGAGAGCACGACGGTGCTGGAGGCGTGCcggcggatggcggcgcggcgggccgACGCCGCGCTGCTCACCGACTCCAACGCCCTCCTCTGCGGCATCCTCACCGACAAG gACATTGCTACGAGGGTGATCGCGCGGGAGCTGAAGATCGATGAGACGCCGGCGTGGAAGGTGATGACCCGGCACCCGGTGTTCGTGCCGTCGGAGAcgctggcggtggaggcgctGCACAAGATGGTGCAGGGCAAGTTCAGGCACCTCCCCGTGGTGGAGAACGGCGAGGTGATCGCCATGCTCGACATCGCCAAGTGCCTCTACGACGCCATCGCCAGGATCGAGAGGGCGTCCGACAAGGGGaaggccgccgccatcgcctccgccgtcgacgccgccgccggcaacgacCCCACCGCCAGCTCCATGGTCGAGGCCTTCAAGGAGCAGATGCTCCGGCCGTCGCTCTCTACCATCACCACCGCAGAATCAAC GGTCGTCATCGTGTCGCCGGGCGATTCGGTGCTGACGGCGACGCAGAAGATGGTGGAGGTGCACGCGAGctcggccgtcgtcgccgtcgggaaCAAGGCTCAGGGAATCCTCAC CTCAAGGGACATCTTGATGAGGATGATTGCCAAGAATCTCCCTGCGGATTCGACGCCGGTTGAGAAG GTGATGACACTAGATCCCGAATGCGCGACAGTGGACATGCCAATACTCGATGCTCTCCGGACCATGCAAGAGAGGAAATTCTTGCATCTCCCTGTCATGGACAGAG ATGGATCCATAGTCTCCATCCTAGACGTGATCAACATCACACATGCGGCATTCTCCATT GTTGAAGGCAATGGCGATGGTGCGATGAACGATGACGCGGCAATCTCCATGGTCCAGAGGTTTTGGGACTCTGCAATGGCCTTGGGACCCCTAGATGACGAGATTGAATCACAATCCCAGATAAG CGAGGCGTCGAGGTCGCAGATGATGTCAGACATCCACAACGAGCAGTCGTTCTCGTTCAAGCTCCAGGACAGGCGAGGACGGATGCACCGGTTCAGCTGCG AGGTGCAGAGCCTGACGCCGTTGATCACCTGCATCCTCCAGCGGCTCGGCCCCGACCTCGACCGCGACCGCCTCCCTCAAATCCTT TACGAAGACGAAGACCGCGACAAGGTCGTGCTGGCGTCGGACGACGATctcacggcggcggtggaccacGCCAGGCTCGCCGGCTGGAAG GGCCTGAAGCTGTACCTGGACTACTCCGGTAGCTCCGGCGTCCGTAGGAAGAGCGTGGTTCCCAGCGTCGGGgtcgggggcggcggcagcggcggccgcagcAGTGGCGGCAGCACGGCGGTGATGGACCTGTCGAGACGGgacgcgtgggcggcggcgtacagtggggtggccgccggcgccgccctggtCACCGGCCTCGGCGTGATGGCCTATCTCCGGAGAGCTAGCTGA